The Candidatus Neomarinimicrobiota bacterium sequence CCGGGGTGAGGGGTACTGGCTCTACCAGCAGGTGCAGCACAATGTGGACCTTATGACGGGTCCTGGCCGGAACACCGCTCTGGAGGGCTTCGACATTGTATTGCAGCCGGGCTGGAACCTCATCGGGAGCCCCTATCCTTCCGGGGTGCCTATTCAGCTGGAGCAGGAGTATTTCTGGGGGCCGATCACCTACGATGGCAGCAAGTGGGTAACGAGTATAACGACGGAGTTGGCCCCCTGGGGCGGCTATGCGGTTTATAACCGCAACCAGTCGGCCAGCGAGACCGTCACTCTGAACGCCGCGCCGGGCGGCGGATTGGGCAAGGACCTGCTGGCAAAGGCGGAGGAAACGCCTCCCGATGGCTGGCTGCTGCAGCTTGAAGTGGTTGGGAGGACCTACGGCGACGGTCTCAACAGTATCGGGCGGCTGGAAGGTGCCAGCGAGCAGTTAGACTACTTTGACAATCCCGAACCGCCCTATGTCGCCGGGTTCATCTCCCTGGCAATGGAGCGGCCCGATTGGGGCGCCAATATGCCCCTGATGACCTCGGACATCCGTTCCCTGGAGGAGAACGACGGTGTCTGGGATATGGACCTGCATGTGAAAGGCGAGCAGGGACCCATCACCCTGTCGTACGAGCTTGAAGGCGATCTGCCGCCGGGCAACCGGATCGTCCTACTGGACGTGCTCACCCGGGAGGTGCACGACCTCCTGGCGACGGGAGAACCGCTCACCATCACCGATTATCGGGAACGGTTCCCCTACCATCTGAATGTAATCGCCGGGTCAGCCGACTACGTGGCCTATACCACCGAAGAGATCCTGGCTTCATTGCCGTCCGATTTCGCGCTGGCGCAGAACTACCCCAACCCCTTCAACCCGTTCACCCACCTGCGCTACAGCCTTTTCCGGCCGGCCAAGGTGACCCTGAAGATCTTCAACCTTCTGGGGCGGGAAGTGGTGACGCTGGTTGACGGTTGGCAAGACCTGGGGCATTATGAGGTGCTGTGGAATGGCCGGGATCGGTTTGGCATCCCGGTCGCATCGGGGGTCTACTTCGCGGCCTACATGGCGGAGGGCAGGATCTACACCCGCAAGATGGTGATGATGAAGTAGGAGCTTGCTGGGCCTGATCCTGGTCCCGATACGAGTCTTTGCCACGCAGCGAGCCCGCTCTCTTAATGTTTAGAGGTGTTTATTTCTACTTTTTATGCCCGTGGGAATGCACACTGTTGCTAGGGTCATGCAATAGTGCCCTTCTGCAAGGCAATGCTGTAGGAAATGCGATGCTGCGGTGTATAAGAAGACCCAGGTTGAGGAGTTAGATTATGAAGATGGGTTGGCGCGCGGCGTTAATTTGTGGATTGCTATTACAGGGCGTGAGTGCGGTCTGGGCCCAGGAGTTTGCTATCCTGTTCACCAACAGTGCTAATGGGACCATTGAGAACTGCTACTGTCCCATCGCCAGGCTGGGCGGATTGGAGAAGCGGGCACAGTTTATAGCCACCTACCGAGAACAAAATCCCGATGTGCTCGTGGTGGACAATGGGGATAATTTTATAGAATACCTTTCGCCGGGATTCGATAAAGTCATCACGGCCGCCTTTCAGCTGATGGATTTCGACGTGATCAATCTTGGAGACCAGGACATTGCTTACGGCACGGAGGAGTATTTCGAGCTGGCGGCCCTGATTCAAACGCTTGGTGAGCCGGTGACCATTGTCAAGGGCGGGGTTACCTACTCCATCCTGCCTATCCTGCATCCCGGCACAACCCGTTTTTATCCGGACTTTGTGTTTACGGACTTTGCCCTGGAGAATATCCGGGAGCAGATCGAACGATGGTTGGAATCGGAGGCGGCCGATAACTCTTTCAAGATCCTCCTGTCACACTCCGGATTCGAAGTTGATCGGGAATTTGCCGCCAGCTATGCGGAGATTGATCTGATTGTCAGTGGTCACTCCCAAACGGCCCTGGATACACTGACAGTGGTTAACGGTGTGCCCATTGTTCAGGCAGGTGGCTATGCCGGCTATGTCGGTGAGATTCGATTTGCCAAAGGGGGGGATAACTTTGAAGTGATGGGGTACCATCTTCATCCGCTTACACCGGAGATACCGGATCATCCGGAAGTGGTGAAAATTATTGACCAATACACCGCGAGCCCGTAATCTCTCCCAAAATTCAAACCTTAAGGGATGCTATGAGAGTCAGACATATTATTTTACTGCTAGCTTGTTTCTCGTTGACCTATGCCCAGCTTGAGGTTGGCCAGATGGTCTCCACCTTCTATCTGCCCCGGCTGGAAGGTGGGTCCTTCTATCTGAGCCGGGTAGTGGGGGCGAAGGCCCAGCCGGATGACCGCACGCCGGTAGTGTTGAGCTTCTTCCAGACTACCTGTATCCCCTGCAAGGCAGAGATCGCTGAACTGGAAAAGCTGCAGGAAGAATTCCCCGATATAAAAATTTTCCTGGTGGACCTGAACGAAGATGATCAGCTCGTCGCCGCTTATGTGAAGGAGTTTGGGACCAAACTCGAGATGCTTCTGGATCGCTACGGGGTTGTGGGGAAGAAATACGGGGTAGTCGATGAGAACGATGTGGTCCTTCTGCCCAACTGCTATCTCATAGCCACTGATGGCAGCGTATATTATCACCACACTAACTTCAAGCCAGGCGATGAAGCGATCTACAGCGAGAAGTTCGCCGAGCTCGCCAAGCAGCTGGAAAAGGAGCGCGCCGCGCGAGCTGCGGAGCTGGCGAAAGAAGAGGAAAAGGTAGAGGTTAAAGAGGAATCCGCTGCTGTTCTTGAGATTGGTCAGCCGGCCCCGACCTTTTTCCTGCCCCGGCTGGTGGGCGGCTCCTTTTACCTGAGCCGGGTAGTGGGACCGAGGGTCAAGCCGGATGACCGCATGGCGGTTGTGGTCAGCTTCTTCCAGACCACCTGTATTCCCTGCAAGGCGGAGATCGCCGAGCTGGAGAAACTACAGGAGGAATTTCCCGCAATAAAAATCTTCCTGGTGGACCTGAATGAAGACGACCAGCTCGTGTCCGAATACATCGAGAGATTTGACCTGAAACTCGAGATGTTGATGGATCGATATGGAGCTGTGGGCAAGAAATATGGGGTTGTGAACGAAAAGGGTGTCGCCGTCCTGCCCAACTCTTTCATCGTAGCCCCAGACGGGACCCTTTACTATCACCACACCGGCTTTAAGCCCGGTGATGAGGAGGTCTATAGGAAGAAATTCGCCGATCTTACCTCCCAATAGCTGCCACCCGGGATATGAACTCAAGGCCGGCGCTCCCGGCGAGCAGCGGGAATATTGCCGCCAGCTTCCTCCAAGTGTTATAACTCAAGCTGTACAAGACCTGTGGTTGCCAAGGAGTAATCCACTTGTCTAGATTCGGGTACTTAATTCAAATCCAGCGGAAGTTACTTGCCCAGGCAGACTCCCGTGTATTATCGGAAACGCAGTTAAAGGAAGACACAGGCTATGCCATCATCGCTTGTCCAGCCTCACGGTGGTCGTTTAGTTGATCTCATGGTCAGCCCGGACCTGGCTGACCGACTCCGATCTGAGAGTGTTCATTTCCCCTCACTTACCCTCAACGACCGCCAGCTCTGCGATCTGGAGCTGTTAATTACCGGCGGTTTTTCGCCTCTGGCCGGCTTCATGGGCCGGCGAGATTATGAATCGGTGCTGGCAGATATGCGTTTGTCGGATAGCACCCTATG is a genomic window containing:
- a CDS encoding TlpA family protein disulfide reductase, translating into MRVRHIILLLACFSLTYAQLEVGQMVSTFYLPRLEGGSFYLSRVVGAKAQPDDRTPVVLSFFQTTCIPCKAEIAELEKLQEEFPDIKIFLVDLNEDDQLVAAYVKEFGTKLEMLLDRYGVVGKKYGVVDENDVVLLPNCYLIATDGSVYYHHTNFKPGDEAIYSEKFAELAKQLEKERAARAAELAKEEEKVEVKEESAAVLEIGQPAPTFFLPRLVGGSFYLSRVVGPRVKPDDRMAVVVSFFQTTCIPCKAEIAELEKLQEEFPAIKIFLVDLNEDDQLVSEYIERFDLKLEMLMDRYGAVGKKYGVVNEKGVAVLPNSFIVAPDGTLYYHHTGFKPGDEEVYRKKFADLTSQ
- a CDS encoding T9SS type A sorting domain-containing protein, with product RGEGYWLYQQVQHNVDLMTGPGRNTALEGFDIVLQPGWNLIGSPYPSGVPIQLEQEYFWGPITYDGSKWVTSITTELAPWGGYAVYNRNQSASETVTLNAAPGGGLGKDLLAKAEETPPDGWLLQLEVVGRTYGDGLNSIGRLEGASEQLDYFDNPEPPYVAGFISLAMERPDWGANMPLMTSDIRSLEENDGVWDMDLHVKGEQGPITLSYELEGDLPPGNRIVLLDVLTREVHDLLATGEPLTITDYRERFPYHLNVIAGSADYVAYTTEEILASLPSDFALAQNYPNPFNPFTHLRYSLFRPAKVTLKIFNLLGREVVTLVDGWQDLGHYEVLWNGRDRFGIPVASGVYFAAYMAEGRIYTRKMVMMK